A stretch of Myxococcus hansupus DNA encodes these proteins:
- a CDS encoding DEAD/DEAH box helicase has protein sequence MSDIQEPNVPGSPAPDEAPTRPAEYIADIGFDDMNLSEPIRQALAERGYTNPTPVQARAFRPAMEGKDLIVRSKTGTGKTAAFGLPLLEKIPADERRVRALILCPTRELAIQVADELKLLGKIKGLKVAAIYGGASMKQQEDALEEGTPIIVGTPGRVFDHINRGNLKLDACDHAVLDEADEMLNQGFYEEVTRILDRLPKTRQVLLFSATVPTDIQNLIARYTTNAETLLLSGDVFTVEHIHHIRYDVSDAFPKPRNLIYVLEKEEPQNAIIFCNTRDDTALVTAVLNRNGFDAELLNGDLPQKERERVMGKVKRGEVAFMVATDIAARGIDISGLEYVINYSLPEDPAVYLHRVGRTGRIGNKGTAINLFSGRELATYTALEKKYGIKFDRREMPAPEEAMRLWTERHVREIQEAAGGSVFEGFLPLAAQLKPRADADDLIAFLLKYFFSHLRMEKAAAAMAAEGREPPQERKSESREGSGRRDRGEKRERGERRERDDRREKRGESSERERRPRRDDARRERGGESSRGGAAALEAGPGEAKLWVNLGTADGLGPGSIATAMEDAGAPVGKLVRAELRPTFAYVFVAEEDAAAFETLNGKQHGSKTLRVEKSKPRTEREATPRPPPSPDAGPGEAKLWINLGMDDGMDEAKLPAALEAAGAPAGKVLRTLLRPTYGYAYIAEEDAPGFDAVNGKLHGEKPLKVERHRPRGQRPERRPRQEALPEVEGQTRLWVGLGKQDGLDEAGVAAALEAAGAPAGKVLRTDLRPTYAYVFVADEDVAGFEATHGKPHGERTLKVEQAKRK, from the coding sequence ATGAGCGACATCCAAGAGCCAAACGTGCCGGGGAGTCCGGCGCCTGACGAAGCCCCGACGCGTCCCGCCGAGTACATCGCGGACATCGGCTTCGACGACATGAACCTGTCAGAGCCCATCCGCCAAGCGCTGGCGGAGCGCGGTTATACCAACCCCACCCCCGTCCAGGCCCGCGCCTTCCGGCCCGCCATGGAGGGAAAAGATCTCATCGTTCGCAGCAAGACGGGCACCGGGAAGACGGCCGCGTTCGGCCTGCCCCTGCTGGAGAAGATTCCCGCCGACGAGCGCCGCGTGCGCGCGCTCATCCTCTGCCCCACCCGTGAGCTGGCCATCCAGGTGGCCGACGAGCTGAAGCTGCTCGGCAAGATCAAGGGCCTGAAGGTCGCGGCCATCTACGGCGGCGCCTCCATGAAGCAGCAGGAGGACGCGCTGGAGGAAGGCACGCCCATCATCGTCGGCACGCCGGGCCGCGTGTTCGACCACATCAACCGCGGCAACCTGAAGCTCGACGCGTGTGACCACGCCGTCCTGGATGAAGCGGACGAGATGCTCAACCAGGGATTCTACGAGGAGGTCACCCGCATCCTCGACCGCCTTCCGAAGACGCGCCAGGTGCTGCTCTTCAGCGCCACCGTCCCCACGGACATCCAGAACCTCATCGCGCGCTACACGACGAACGCGGAGACGCTGCTGCTGTCCGGCGACGTCTTCACGGTGGAGCACATCCACCACATCCGCTACGACGTGTCGGACGCCTTCCCCAAGCCGCGCAACCTCATCTACGTGCTGGAGAAGGAAGAGCCCCAGAACGCCATCATCTTCTGCAACACGCGGGATGACACGGCGCTGGTGACGGCGGTGCTCAACCGCAACGGCTTCGACGCGGAGCTGCTCAATGGCGACCTGCCGCAGAAGGAGCGCGAGCGCGTCATGGGCAAGGTGAAGCGCGGCGAGGTGGCCTTCATGGTCGCCACGGACATCGCGGCGCGCGGCATCGACATCTCCGGGCTGGAGTACGTCATCAACTACTCCCTGCCGGAGGACCCGGCGGTGTACCTGCACCGCGTGGGCCGCACGGGCCGCATCGGCAACAAGGGCACCGCCATCAACCTCTTCTCCGGGCGCGAGCTGGCGACGTACACCGCGCTGGAGAAGAAGTACGGCATCAAGTTCGACCGGCGCGAGATGCCCGCGCCGGAAGAGGCCATGCGCCTGTGGACGGAGCGCCACGTGCGCGAAATCCAGGAGGCCGCGGGCGGCTCCGTCTTCGAGGGCTTCCTGCCGCTGGCCGCGCAGCTCAAGCCGCGCGCGGACGCCGACGACCTCATCGCCTTCCTGCTCAAGTACTTCTTCAGCCACCTGCGCATGGAGAAGGCCGCGGCGGCGATGGCGGCGGAGGGCCGTGAGCCGCCGCAGGAGCGCAAGAGCGAGAGCCGCGAGGGCAGCGGCCGGCGCGACCGCGGCGAGAAGCGTGAGCGCGGTGAGCGCCGCGAGCGGGATGACCGGCGCGAGAAGCGCGGCGAGTCCTCGGAGCGCGAGCGCCGTCCCCGCCGTGACGATGCCCGTCGCGAGCGTGGCGGCGAGAGCAGCCGGGGTGGCGCCGCGGCGCTGGAGGCCGGTCCCGGCGAGGCCAAGCTGTGGGTGAACCTGGGGACGGCGGACGGCCTGGGGCCGGGCAGCATCGCCACCGCCATGGAGGACGCGGGCGCCCCGGTGGGCAAGCTGGTCCGCGCCGAGCTGCGCCCGACGTTCGCCTACGTCTTCGTGGCGGAGGAGGACGCCGCCGCCTTCGAGACGCTCAACGGCAAGCAGCATGGCTCCAAGACGCTGCGCGTGGAGAAGAGCAAGCCGCGCACGGAGCGTGAGGCCACGCCCCGCCCGCCCCCGTCCCCGGACGCGGGCCCCGGCGAGGCGAAGCTGTGGATCAACCTGGGCATGGACGACGGCATGGACGAGGCGAAGCTGCCCGCCGCGCTGGAGGCCGCGGGTGCTCCGGCCGGCAAGGTGCTGCGCACGCTGCTGCGCCCCACCTACGGCTACGCGTACATCGCCGAGGAGGACGCGCCCGGCTTCGACGCCGTCAACGGCAAGCTGCACGGCGAGAAGCCGCTGAAGGTGGAGCGTCACCGTCCGCGCGGCCAGCGTCCGGAGCGCCGTCCCCGTCAGGAGGCCCTGCCGGAGGTGGAAGGCCAGACGCGCCTGTGGGTGGGCCTGGGCAAGCAGGACGGCCTGGACGAGGCGGGCGTCGCCGCCGCGCTGGAGGCCGCGGGCGCTCCGGCCGGCAAGGTGCTGCGCACGGACCTGCGCCCCACCTACGCCTATGTCTTCGTCGCCGACGAGGACGTGGCGGGCTTCGAGGCCACGCACGGCAAGCCCCACGGCGAGCGCACGCTCAAGGTGGAGCAGGCCAAGCGGAAGTAG
- a CDS encoding sigma-70 family RNA polymerase sigma factor, whose amino-acid sequence MANGRKRTKGTSPRPRAKRPASPGAGDVVDAEVEGADAEAQTDPDSLEPDAAELAEVEPEADLSAPVVPPRALVRASEAGLTPRDPLQAYMAEVQRHPLLTRDEELQLARHYRASGDVNAAYRLVASNLRLVVKLAHEYHRNPLSLLDLVQEGNIGLMQAVKKYDPERGVKLSSYAAWWIRAYILRYIMDNWKMVKLGTTEAQRKLFFKLRQEQEKLIAQGFEASPKLLAERLNVTEQDVVEMDQRLGHDEMSIDAPLGNDEDSRATRADRYLPSSGVPADERLGAEQLKALFREKLAAFAQSLEGKERFIFENRLTSDEPLTLQDIGDKYGVSRERARQIEAALINRMREFMREQIPDFDLVASPKS is encoded by the coding sequence ATGGCGAATGGGAGGAAAAGAACCAAAGGTACGTCCCCCCGACCCCGGGCGAAACGGCCGGCCTCGCCGGGCGCTGGCGACGTCGTGGACGCCGAGGTGGAGGGGGCGGACGCAGAGGCTCAAACGGACCCGGATTCCCTGGAACCCGATGCGGCCGAGCTGGCGGAGGTCGAGCCGGAGGCCGACCTGAGCGCCCCCGTGGTGCCTCCCCGGGCGCTGGTGCGTGCCAGCGAGGCGGGGCTCACCCCCAGGGACCCCCTCCAGGCCTACATGGCCGAGGTTCAGCGCCACCCGCTGCTGACGCGGGACGAGGAGCTCCAGCTCGCCCGGCACTACCGGGCGTCCGGGGACGTCAACGCGGCCTACCGCCTGGTGGCGTCCAACCTGCGCCTCGTCGTGAAGCTGGCCCATGAGTACCACCGCAACCCGCTGTCGCTGCTGGACCTGGTCCAGGAGGGCAACATCGGGCTGATGCAGGCGGTGAAGAAGTACGACCCCGAGCGCGGCGTGAAGCTGAGCAGCTACGCGGCGTGGTGGATTCGCGCGTACATCCTTCGCTACATCATGGACAACTGGAAGATGGTGAAGCTGGGGACCACGGAGGCCCAGCGGAAGCTCTTCTTCAAGCTGCGCCAGGAGCAGGAGAAGCTCATCGCGCAGGGCTTCGAGGCCAGCCCGAAGCTGCTCGCCGAGCGCCTCAACGTCACCGAGCAGGACGTGGTGGAGATGGACCAGCGGCTGGGGCACGACGAGATGTCCATCGACGCGCCGCTGGGGAACGACGAGGACTCCCGCGCCACGCGCGCGGACCGCTACCTGCCTTCCAGCGGCGTGCCGGCGGACGAGCGCCTGGGCGCCGAGCAGCTCAAGGCGCTCTTCCGCGAGAAGCTGGCGGCGTTCGCCCAGTCGCTGGAGGGCAAGGAGCGCTTCATCTTCGAGAACCGGCTCACCTCCGACGAGCCCCTGACGCTGCAGGACATTGGCGACAAGTACGGCGTCAGCCGGGAGCGGGCGCGGCAAATCGAGGCGGCCCTCATCAACCGGATGCGGGAGTTCATGCGCGAACAGATTCCGGACTTCGACCTGGTCGCCAGTCCCAAGTCTTGA